A genomic stretch from Telopea speciosissima isolate NSW1024214 ecotype Mountain lineage chromosome 7, Tspe_v1, whole genome shotgun sequence includes:
- the LOC122668639 gene encoding secreted RxLR effector protein 161-like has translation MDESPLVDQTLYRSMIGSLLYLMASRPDILQSVCLVARFQANPKETHLLPLKRIFRYLKGTMDYGLWYPRTDHFTFTAFSDADWADSIDDRKSTSGSAFYLGKSLVVWHSKK, from the coding sequence ATGGATGAATCACCTCTGGTGGATCAGACTTTATACAGGTCAATGATAGGCAGTCTACTGTATTTGATGGCATCGAGACCAGATATCTTGCAATCAGTTTGTTTAGTGGCCAGGTTTCAGGCAAAtcccaaggagacacacttgTTGCCACTGAAACGGATTTTTAGGTACTTGAAAGGTACAATGGATTATGGGTTATGGTACCCAAGGACAGACCACTTCACATTTACTGCATtttcagatgcagattgggccgaCAGTATTGATGACAGAAAAAGCACTAGTGGTAGTGCTTTCTATTTGGGGAAAAGCTTGGTGGTATGGCATAGTAAGAAATAA